From Panicum hallii strain FIL2 chromosome 2, PHallii_v3.1, whole genome shotgun sequence, a single genomic window includes:
- the LOC112882458 gene encoding F-box protein At1g10780-like has translation MEWGGETGMNAVPDGVVQHILSMLSNVRDVAACACVCRRWRDCVPYLPALFFPRNAFDAAAAARGAADDAIGRMVASVARLRELVIYCPFSMARLPDWLGARSATLRVLELRMDAAADKADGHLDCIGLAANLEELRLWGVSLTAAPAWGRMERLRMLEVVGAPLRDSAVRDAIAACPNLTDLSMLGCDCSGTVAVDLHLLERCRLDILGAGNCSLLLTAPRLESLEVQGFTWITLRGHSLRRLSIAKSTGRVHKVDTGTLPDLDHLSLRGVQWNWAAVSSVLQCASEVKHLVMKIEFCGDLDALQPFPEVDLVDFFNRHPKLRKFEIHGAMFAAMCQKNSLKNLDSRFIIPCLEEVLITVRSPLNAEQKLNTLESLVKYSVKLRTMVIRISQMKNCHEAADDFFEEICKFKYMNYKKVRIE, from the exons ATGGAATGGGGCGGCGAGACCGGCATGAACGCCGTCCCCGACGGCGTCGTGCAGCACATCCTGTCGATGCTCAGCAACGTCCGCGACGTGGCCGCCTGCGCCTGCGTCTGCCGCCGCTGGCGCGACTGCGTCCCCTACCTGCCCGCGCTCTTCTTCCCGCGGAACGCCTTcgacgcggccgcggcggccaggggcgccGCGGACGACGCCATCGGCCGGATGGTCGCATCCGTCGCGCGCCTCAGGGAGCTCGTCATCTACTGCCCCTTCTCCATGGCGCGCCTCCCGGACTGGCTCGGCGCGCGGAGCGCCACGCTGCGGGTGCTCGAGCTGCGGatggacgccgccgccgacaaGGCGGACGGGCACCTCGACTGCATCGGCCTGGCGGCGAACCTGGAGGAGCTCAGGCTCTGGGGCGTGTCGCTCACGGCCGCGCCGGCGTGGGGCCGGATGGAGCGCCTCCGCATGCTGGAGGTCGTCGGCGCGCCGCTGCGGGACAGCGCCGTGAGGGACGCCATCGCCGCGTGCCCCAACCTCACCGACCTGTCGATGCTTGGCTGCGACTGCTCAGGCACGGTGGCTGTGGATCTTCACCTGCTCGAGCGCTGCAGGCTCGACATCCTCGGCGCCGGCAACTGCTCACTCCTGCTTACCGCACCTCGCCTCGAGTCGCTCGAGGTCCAGGGCTTCACCTGGATCACTCTGCGGGGACACAGCCTCCGTCGTCTCTCAATTGCCAAGAGCACCG GGAGGGTGCACAAGGTGGACACTGGGACGCTCCCAGATCTGGATCACCTCTCCCTGCGTGGCGTTCAGTGGAACTGGGCCGCAGTGAGCTCGGTGCTGCAGTGCGCGAGCGAGGTGAAGCACCTGGTGATGAAGATCGAGTTCTGCGGCGACTTGGACGCGCTCCAACCGTTCCCGGAGGTTGATTTGGTCGACTTCTTCAACAGGCACCCCAAGCTCCGCAAGTTTGAGATTCATGGTGCCATGTTCGCCGCCATGTGCCAGAAAAATAGCCTCAAAAAC TTGGATTCAAGATTCATCATCCCTTGCTTGGAAGAGGTTCTGATCACTGTGCGCTCGCCACTCAATGCTGAACAAAAGTTGAACACTCTGGAGTCGCTTGTGAAGTACAGTGTGAAGCTGCGGACAATGGTCATCAGGATCTCACAGATGAAGAATTGCCATGAAGCTGCCGATGATTTCTTTGAGGAGATATGTAAGTTCAAATACATGAACTACAAGAAAGTGCGAATTGAA